A single window of Liolophura sinensis isolate JHLJ2023 chromosome 6, CUHK_Ljap_v2, whole genome shotgun sequence DNA harbors:
- the LOC135468594 gene encoding potassium voltage-gated channel subfamily H member 1-like: MPGARRGLVAPQNTFLENIIRRSNGQHSSFLLANARIVEYPIVYCNDGFCKLAGYNRAEVMQRSSTCGFMYGELTDRETVTRMEKAFEIQDQEQVEILLYKKNRTPLWLLLHIAPIKNEKDQVVLFLCTFKDITALKQPIEDDGTKAGLSKFARLARSVTRNRSVLLQFSSHMPTTKFDTSKPSQIANMMNLNSDVLPQYRQEAPKTPPHIILHYCVFKAIWDWIILSLTFYTAVMVPYNVAFKNKTMDQVPLLVIDSIVDVVFFIDIILNFHTTFVGPSGEVISDPKIIRMNYLKSWFVIDLLSCLPYDVFNAFQYVDDGISTLFSALKVVRLLRLGRVVRKLDHYMEYGAAVLIILILVFMLFAHWFACIWYSIGLSEINEGLNYGWLNTLANITSSPYFRVNTSQTLEGGPNRSMRYLTALYFTLSCMTSVGFGNVAANTESEKLFSIFMMICGALLYATIFSNVTTIFQQFYASTARYHDMLNSVREFMKLHDVPKALSERVMDYIVSTWAMTKGIDAAKVLNYCPKDMKADICVHLNRKVFSEHPAFRLASDGCLRALAMHFNMTHSAPGDLIFHQGESLDALCFVVSGSLEVIQDDEVVAILSKGDVFGDNFWKETTIGQSTANVRALTYCDLHIIKRDRLLEVLEFYHAFANSFARNLTLTYNLRHRLIFRKVADVKKEKELAEKRKNDPPLELASDHPVRKLISRFRKVSETKHAQPNHDLERGQVNPSLLGSKAETRLINVSESSSQFSAVPRLGGGASKWGKFLGGGGSTPKIPEIPQNGNNNIPDAIPKNIKEVIKPTEPPKPALKPASRWGKFMAKPSEPIQGNSHSSAVNPKTNLRKTDSTDSGILRSDVKLDQIGDGSDSSTTRDTVASTGSTLSAVEQQMLTSLYDIRLEMKEEMEHLSHKINRIDDQISEILRLFSPSSSPCSSRVSTYPNSRYSTFNSSTENNSAGQSPKSSQPSSPHRTSLENIPETAIISPKSQGSKSPSHRGSPDSGSSSRSVASVITGAPGAARRKSTSSSDSNGKVSVSSLPESGAGSRHSSTRGKPKENRVTKLLKSNKVADTSLNVDTPRDDEDTPVKDRDLDIL; this comes from the exons ATAGCAGTTTCCTGCTGGCCAACGCTCGGATCGTGGAGTACCCCATCGTCTACTGTAATGATGGCTTCTGCAAGCTCGCCGGATACAACAGAGCAGAAGTCATGCAACGCAGTAGCACATGCGGCTTCATGTACGGGGAGCTTACGGACAGAGAGACCGTCACCAGGATGGAGAAAGCCTTCGAAATACAGGACCAAGAGCAAGTGGAAATCCtcctgtacaagaaaaata gGACACCGTTGTGGCTCCTACTCCATATAGCGCCTATAAAAAATGAGAAAGATCAGGTGGTGCTCTTCCTATGCACTTTTAAGGATATTACAGCATTGAAACAGCCGATTGAGGACGATGGAACCAAAG CTGGTCTTAGCAAATTTGCTCGCTTAGCGCGCTCTGTGACGAGGAATCGTTCCGTCCTTTTGCAATTTTCCTCTCACATGCCAACCACCAAATTCGATACATCCAAGCCTTCACAAATTGCAAAT ATGATGAACCTCAACTCGGACGTGCTTCCTCAGTACCGCCAGGAAGCTCCCAAAACCCCTCCCCATATCATCCTTCATTACTGCGTGTTCAAAGCCATCTGGGATTGGATCATCCTCAGTCTAACTTTCTACACCGCCGTCATGGTCCCATACAACGTGGCCTTCAAAAACAAGACAATGGATCAGGTTCCACTTCTCGTCATCGACAGCATTGTAGATGTTGTCTTCTTCATCGATATCATTTTGAACTTTCATACCACATTTGTTGGGCCTAGCGGAGAAGTTATTTCAGATCCGAAAATCATCCGCATGAATTACTTAAAGAGCTGGTTTGTGATCGACCTGCTGTCATGTCTGCCTTATGACGTCTTTAATGCGTTCCAGTATGTAGATGAT GGCATCAGTACTCTGTTCAGCGCTCTCAAAGTGGTACGACTCCTGAGGCTAGGTCGAGTTGTACGTAAACTAGATCATTACATGGAGTACGGCGCTGCTGTCCTCATCATACTTATCCTAGTGTTTATGCTCTTCGCCCACTGGTTTGCCTGTATATGGTATAGCATCGGTCTCTCGGAAATCAACGAGGGTCTCAACTATGGGTGGCTCAACACACTCGCCAACATAACAAGTTCGCCTTACTTCCGGGTGAACACCAGTCAAACTTTGGAAGGTGGCCCGAATCGGAGCATGCGCTATCTCACAGCGCTTTATTTTACCCTCTCGTGTATGACAAGTGTGGGGTTTGGAAACGTGGCCGCCAACACCGAGTCCGAGAAACTGTTTTCAATATTCATGATGATATGTGGAG CTCTGCTGTACGCCACAATCTTCAGTAACGTGACGACGATTTTCCAGCAGTTCTACGCGAGCACGGCCCGCTACCATGACATGCTGAACAGCGTTCGGGAGTTCATGAAACTACACGACGTACCCAAAGCTCTGAGTGAACGCGTCATGGATTACATTGTGTCCACCTGGGCTATGACGAAAGGCATCGATGCTGCTAAG GTACTCAATTATTGCCCTAAGGACATGAAGGCAGACATATGTGTGCACTTAAATCGGAAGGTATTCAGCGAGCACCCCGCCTTCCGTCTCGCCAGTGATGGTTGTCTCAGGGCCCTGGCCATGCATTTCAATATGACCCATAGCGCACCAGGAGATCTAATCTTCCATCAAGGAGAAAGTCTGGACGCCCTATGCTTCGTCGTCTCCGGATCTTTGGAGGTGATTCAAGACGACGAAGTGGTTGCCATTCTCA GCAAAGGTGACGTTTTCGGTGATAACTTCTGGAAAGAAACAACGATTGGTCAATCCACTGCCAACGTGCGCGCCCTCACCTACTGTGACCTTCACATAATCAAAAGAGACCGCCTCCTGGAGGTTCTGGAATTTTACCACGCATTCGCTAACTCCTTTGCCAGGAACCTGACCTTGACCTATAACCTTCGTCACCGT TTGATCTTCAGAAAGGTAGCAGACGTGAAAAAGGAGAAAGAATTGGCGGAGAAGAGAAAGAACGATCCACCATTAGAGCTGGCCAGTGATCACCCAGTGCGCAAGCTCATATCACGTTTCCGGAAAGTCAGCGAAACCAAACACGCTCAGCCTAACCATGACCTTGAGAGGGGTCAAGTGAACCCGTCGTTACTGGGGTCAAAAGCGGAAACACGACTGATTAACGTTTCAGAGAGTTCGTCACAGTTCTCGGCGGTGCCCAGGCTAGGGGGTGGGGCATCCAAGTGGGGGAAGTTTTTGGGAGGCGGGGGAAGTACTCCTAAAATCCCAGAAATCCCTCAAAATGGCAATAATAATATTCCTGACGCTATTCCTAAGAACATCAAGGAGGTGATAAAACCAACCGAACCCCCTAAACCCGCCTTAAAACCGGCCTCCAGGTGGGGCAAATTTATGGCCAAGCCCTCAGAACCTATTCAGGGAAATTCGCACAGTTCAGCCGTCAATCCAAAGACAAATCTGAGAAAGACGGATTCTACGGACAGTGGTATTCTACGGAGTGACGTAAAACTCGATCAGATCGGGGACGGGAGCGATTCGTCAACAACACGGGACACCGTGGCCTCCACCGGAAGTACTCTGTCAGCCGTAGAGCAACAAATGCTTACCTCCCTTTATGACATCCGTTTGGAGATGAAGGAGGAAATGGAGCATCTTAGTCACAAAATCAATCGGATAGACGATCAAATCAGTGAAATTTTACGTTTGTTTTCACCTTCGTCCTCGCCATGTTCGTCGAGAGTGTCTACATATCCTAACTCTAGATACAGTACGTTTAACAGCAGTACAGAAAATAATAGTGCTGGACAGTCGCCAAAGAGTTCTCAGCCGTCATCACCGCACAGGACTTCCCTAGAAAATATACCAGAAACTGCTATCATATCGCCCAAATCACAGGGCTCCAAGTCTCCCTCTCATCGCGGGAGTCCTGACTCGGGCAGTTCTAGTCGCTCAGTAGCTTCCGTGATTACGGGAGCCCCCGGAGCGGCCCGAAGGAAGAGCACGAGCAGTAGTGACAGTAATGGGAAGGTGTCGGTGTCCAGTCTCCCTGAGAGTGGAGCCGGTTCACGGCACAGCAGCACCCGGGGTAAGCCAAAAGAAAACCGAGTCACTAAGCTACTGAAATCCAACAAGGTAGCAGACACGAGTTTAAATGTAGACACGCCCAGAGACGATGAAGATACCCCTGTAAAAGACAGAGACTTGGACATTCTCTGA